The following coding sequences are from one Veillonella rodentium window:
- the holA gene encoding DNA polymerase III subunit delta, which yields MAQIYLIYGDEPQLIEEEKQKFLATYPDLPVVVLDDEAGPQKISEQLCEDSLFGDQKVFCLVNLPIIRKSGKNSDAWTPLYELLIDYKGDNPIVLIYHDMIDKRIKQNKEILERISNHQCKRLEGADLVMWIHQYCTSQGFKLTPDAQEYVSHLIELWQNVPVSFMRTEFDRYFLQITGERVITEKFLEENSSDYGAKNIFAFKEALLKRDVNTLLELFPFMFSYKELDRAMSYIEGQLRLQLLVSECRQAGMSVKAVENLCKDNNSSFKPYPIKLAYEASSRISIKALRALLKGLYEIILDSRSSKGDIWRFRDLCMTYCGYKG from the coding sequence ATGGCGCAAATTTATCTTATCTACGGTGATGAACCGCAGCTGATAGAAGAAGAAAAACAAAAATTTCTCGCTACATATCCGGACCTTCCCGTAGTGGTACTCGATGATGAGGCGGGGCCACAGAAAATCAGTGAACAACTTTGTGAGGATTCATTGTTTGGGGATCAGAAGGTATTTTGCCTTGTAAACCTGCCTATTATTCGTAAAAGCGGTAAAAATAGCGATGCATGGACACCTTTATATGAACTACTCATAGATTATAAAGGTGATAATCCCATAGTGCTTATCTATCACGATATGATCGACAAGCGAATCAAGCAGAATAAAGAGATTTTGGAGAGGATTTCCAATCATCAGTGTAAACGTCTTGAAGGGGCCGACCTTGTGATGTGGATACATCAATATTGCACGTCTCAGGGATTTAAACTAACTCCTGATGCACAGGAATATGTGTCTCATCTCATAGAGCTGTGGCAGAATGTTCCGGTTTCTTTTATGCGAACCGAGTTTGACAGATATTTTTTACAAATTACGGGTGAACGGGTCATTACGGAAAAGTTTCTTGAGGAAAACAGCAGTGACTACGGAGCAAAAAATATTTTCGCTTTTAAGGAAGCGTTATTGAAACGCGATGTCAATACCTTATTGGAGCTGTTTCCGTTTATGTTCAGTTATAAGGAACTGGACCGCGCCATGAGCTATATTGAAGGTCAATTACGTCTTCAGCTGCTCGTCAGCGAATGTCGTCAGGCCGGCATGTCCGTAAAAGCTGTCGAAAATCTATGTAAGGATAATAATTCGTCTTTTAAGCCGTATCCGATCAAGCTGGCCTATGAAGCGAGTTCACGTATATCGATTAAGGCATTACGTGCCTTACTGAAGGGGCTGTACGAGATTATACTTGACAGTCGCAGCAGTAAAGGCGATATATGGCGATTTAGAGATTTATGTATGACCTATTGTGGGTATAAAGGATAA
- a CDS encoding ComEC/Rec2 family competence protein — MYYIVAVCAGYMCITVVKTVWKGCSVRHFLLAIIIMVVSSFVAYWHISRVILDYNAYEPYYLHQEGEYLGIVTSAPEETVLHDTSYYKYDIEIKKVHPFKETAKDVYTMGKGGITVYTKVIDSEIKPCLGDIAVVTGEPKSLFMVEEEGRINWRGRYISNFQTGRMYDAMYRIASIQDIQTFRYAESVTVKVHRWCLHSCGIVRQSVDTQIGQQMTGTAKVLAQALFLGGHYNELGQETMKSFAYTGLIHILSISGSHIALLLALVYGIGRLLRLKKRTCLIVGVCMAILYCAIVGGSAPVVRATLMSLLLCIAYIKGRFYQAKQALCICAICCIIYDPLSVLDVSFQLSFGATYGLLLWGTTLYQRIQWLPSWLKAPVVLYLSAQLLILPLQLYYFHYISLVGIIAACIVAPLLDIAIMCIVCTVLISYIVTIPLLWYMIDFLLRSFLYINYLLSHSHIGLIWIGMMEPCCVYLYYVLLYVFTYLLEPETNRSGKLIFLCSVLMISTYILSFISMQYHKDTILHYIPMKQCNVLLCITPNHEKAFIYIDAPDNIKVTLNEYYIYNAVRAYGVKPRDVEAIYFHSNGKSAVLYQNHMAQIMVYNGQRAEKNLQLNDEIHTVFITSRSHVIDELFVQAPRSEILFGSAHGAMRDVDPSDEHIHILGYKFIGDVHL; from the coding sequence ATGTATTACATAGTGGCCGTTTGCGCCGGATACATGTGTATAACAGTGGTGAAAACGGTATGGAAAGGATGTTCCGTCAGACATTTTCTTTTAGCTATCATAATTATGGTTGTCAGCAGTTTTGTAGCGTATTGGCATATATCCAGAGTTATTCTGGATTACAATGCGTATGAACCCTATTATTTACATCAGGAAGGAGAATACTTGGGAATCGTTACGTCTGCACCGGAGGAAACGGTTCTTCATGATACTTCGTATTACAAATATGATATTGAGATTAAAAAGGTCCACCCCTTTAAAGAGACGGCTAAGGATGTATATACAATGGGGAAAGGGGGCATAACTGTATATACAAAGGTGATAGATTCTGAAATAAAGCCATGCTTAGGTGATATAGCCGTCGTCACAGGCGAACCGAAATCTCTGTTTATGGTGGAGGAAGAGGGGCGTATTAACTGGCGTGGTCGATATATCAGTAATTTTCAGACGGGGCGTATGTATGATGCTATGTATCGCATAGCATCGATTCAGGATATTCAGACATTTCGATACGCAGAGAGTGTAACGGTCAAGGTACATCGATGGTGTTTGCATAGTTGCGGCATCGTGCGACAGTCTGTGGACACGCAAATAGGTCAACAGATGACAGGAACCGCTAAAGTTCTGGCTCAGGCGTTATTTCTCGGTGGTCATTATAATGAACTGGGCCAAGAAACGATGAAAAGTTTTGCCTATACGGGACTCATTCATATTCTATCTATATCAGGTTCACATATAGCCTTGCTTCTTGCACTAGTTTACGGAATAGGACGTCTCTTACGACTGAAAAAACGAACCTGTCTTATAGTCGGTGTGTGTATGGCGATTCTTTATTGCGCTATTGTCGGCGGCAGTGCCCCGGTGGTACGTGCTACATTGATGAGTTTACTACTGTGTATTGCATATATAAAAGGTCGTTTTTACCAGGCGAAACAGGCTTTGTGTATCTGTGCCATATGTTGCATCATATATGACCCTTTATCCGTACTGGATGTGAGCTTTCAATTATCCTTTGGGGCCACTTACGGTTTACTGTTATGGGGAACCACGTTATATCAGCGTATTCAATGGCTGCCGTCGTGGTTGAAAGCACCCGTGGTTCTATACCTGTCGGCGCAACTATTAATATTGCCGTTACAGTTATATTACTTTCATTATATAAGCCTTGTAGGTATTATAGCGGCCTGTATAGTAGCGCCGTTATTAGATATAGCTATCATGTGTATAGTCTGTACCGTATTAATCAGTTATATTGTGACGATACCCTTATTGTGGTACATGATAGACTTCTTATTGCGCAGTTTCTTATATATAAATTATTTGCTGAGTCATAGTCATATCGGCTTGATCTGGATCGGTATGATGGAGCCTTGTTGTGTTTATTTATATTATGTTCTCCTCTATGTCTTTACTTATTTATTAGAACCGGAAACGAATCGGTCTGGAAAATTAATTTTTCTTTGTTCTGTCTTAATGATTTCTACATATATACTTTCCTTTATATCGATGCAATATCATAAAGATACTATTCTTCATTACATACCGATGAAGCAGTGTAATGTTTTGCTATGCATAACGCCAAATCATGAGAAAGCATTTATATATATTGATGCACCGGATAATATTAAGGTGACCCTCAATGAATATTACATTTATAATGCTGTTCGTGCCTATGGTGTAAAGCCTCGTGACGTGGAGGCTATATACTTTCACAGTAATGGAAAATCTGCTGTGCTATATCAAAATCATATGGCACAAATTATGGTATATAATGGACAAAGAGCGGAAAAAAATCTACAATTAAATGATGAGATTCATACGGTTTTTATAACAAGTCGGTCTCATGTCATCGATGAGCTGTTCGTTCAGGCTCCACGCAGTGAAATATTGTTCGGTAGCGCTCATGGCGCTATGCGTGATGTAGATCCGTCTGATGAACATATTCACATATTAGGATATAAATTTATAGGTGATGTACATCTGTGA
- a CDS encoding helix-hairpin-helix domain-containing protein: protein MRERLKRFMIPILILCVLVGIYFLWPIITDGGNVLPGGDEVNQEMATITADNNHKPVAYVSGAVITPGLYEIEDNATVGDLITLAGGLLPYADVDSLNMADSVSGGAHVHVVFNFHGNPEMLLRGKKININTATIKDLDTLPGIGPATAKRIEEYRNQKGPFTSIEGIKEVKGIGEGLFKKIHDKITI from the coding sequence ATGAGAGAACGGTTGAAACGATTTATGATACCTATATTAATCCTGTGTGTTTTAGTAGGAATTTATTTCCTATGGCCTATTATAACAGATGGGGGCAATGTATTGCCAGGTGGTGATGAAGTTAATCAGGAGATGGCAACGATAACGGCAGACAATAACCATAAGCCTGTTGCCTATGTGAGCGGCGCCGTTATTACGCCTGGACTTTATGAAATAGAAGATAATGCGACGGTAGGTGATCTGATTACACTTGCAGGAGGATTGCTGCCGTATGCCGATGTGGATTCGCTGAATATGGCTGATAGTGTCAGTGGAGGGGCCCATGTACATGTGGTATTTAACTTTCACGGTAATCCTGAAATGTTGTTGAGAGGTAAAAAAATCAATATCAATACGGCTACAATTAAAGATCTTGATACATTGCCGGGAATCGGCCCCGCCACGGCAAAACGCATAGAGGAGTATCGTAATCAAAAGGGACCTTTTACGTCCATTGAAGGCATCAAGGAGGTGAAGGGAATTGGGGAAGGACTGTTTAAGAAAATTCACGACAAGATTACGATTTGA
- a CDS encoding aminopeptidase encodes MNQDTLRKYARTLLQSGVNLQENQTLIVSVDVENKDFAVIVTEEAYRLGAKEVVVNWRSSLITRQRLLHAKATVLENPADWIPIFYEQYLDDKAAFLSLISANPNALTGIPTERISLQSRNLNKVLSFYHAAIMNSTVTWCVASVPTVLWADLLGYKGTDEEKIDQLWQTLLKLCRIEDIEPKDTYKHHMAKLRHRREALNKLDLKALHYTCENGTDLLLELPEGHIWQGGEEHSKDGTVFNANIPTEEVFSAPQYNGVNGVVYSTKPLIYQGNTISDFSFTFKEGKIVEYTAKDGLDVLKELVETDEGSLYLGEVALVDHYSPISQSNQIFYETLFDENASCHLAIGAAYPTCLKDSDGLSEEELKARGLNHSLTHVDFMIGHEKMNIKGYTHDGQKIDIMVDGHLQF; translated from the coding sequence ATGAATCAAGATACATTACGAAAATACGCCCGTACATTATTACAGTCCGGCGTTAATTTACAAGAGAACCAAACACTCATCGTTTCAGTAGATGTGGAAAATAAAGATTTTGCCGTCATCGTCACGGAAGAAGCGTACCGGCTAGGCGCTAAAGAGGTTGTAGTAAATTGGCGCTCTTCCCTGATTACACGACAACGCTTATTGCATGCAAAAGCGACTGTATTGGAGAATCCGGCTGACTGGATTCCTATATTCTATGAACAATACCTAGACGATAAAGCAGCCTTTTTATCATTAATCAGTGCAAATCCTAATGCACTTACAGGTATTCCGACCGAACGAATTTCACTGCAATCTCGAAATCTTAACAAGGTATTATCCTTCTATCATGCGGCGATTATGAATTCTACTGTCACCTGGTGCGTTGCATCCGTACCTACGGTACTATGGGCTGATTTATTAGGCTATAAGGGTACCGATGAAGAAAAAATCGACCAGTTATGGCAGACCTTATTAAAACTATGCCGTATCGAAGATATAGAGCCTAAAGATACGTATAAACATCATATGGCTAAATTACGTCATCGCCGTGAAGCATTAAACAAGCTGGATCTGAAAGCATTGCACTATACCTGTGAAAACGGAACCGATTTACTGCTTGAACTGCCGGAAGGCCATATTTGGCAAGGCGGTGAAGAACATTCCAAAGATGGCACTGTTTTCAATGCCAATATCCCGACAGAGGAAGTATTCTCGGCACCGCAATATAATGGCGTCAACGGTGTTGTATACAGTACAAAACCGCTCATCTACCAGGGCAATACGATTTCCGATTTTTCCTTTACGTTCAAAGAAGGCAAAATCGTGGAATATACGGCCAAAGATGGGCTCGATGTGCTGAAAGAATTAGTGGAAACGGACGAAGGTTCACTATATTTAGGTGAAGTCGCCTTAGTCGATCATTACAGCCCAATTAGCCAGTCCAACCAGATTTTCTATGAGACTCTATTCGATGAAAATGCATCCTGTCATCTAGCGATCGGTGCAGCCTATCCGACATGCCTCAAGGATAGCGACGGTTTATCAGAAGAAGAATTAAAAGCGCGCGGTTTAAATCATTCCTTAACACATGTGGACTTCATGATCGGTCATGAAAAAATGAACATCAAAGGTTATACACATGATGGACAGAAGATAGATATTATGGTAGATGGTCACCTGCAATTTTAA
- a CDS encoding deoxycytidylate deaminase, with product MAKRSDYITWDEYFMGVAILAAQRSKDPNTQVGACIVSNDNKILSIGYNGMPLNCSDDDFTWERETADDNKYFYTVHSELNAILNYRGGSLEGSKIYVTLFPCNECAKAIIQSGIKAVIYRDDLYKDTKEVKASKRMLKTAGVDIIEYQATGRTLNITL from the coding sequence ATGGCAAAGCGCAGTGATTATATTACTTGGGATGAATACTTCATGGGGGTTGCCATTTTAGCGGCACAACGCTCAAAGGATCCGAATACACAGGTCGGAGCCTGTATTGTAAGCAATGATAACAAGATTTTGTCCATCGGCTATAACGGAATGCCGTTAAACTGTAGTGATGATGATTTCACATGGGAACGGGAGACAGCGGACGATAATAAATACTTTTACACTGTTCATAGTGAACTGAATGCGATTTTAAACTATCGTGGAGGCTCGCTAGAAGGTTCTAAAATTTATGTAACTTTATTTCCCTGCAATGAATGCGCCAAAGCAATTATTCAAAGCGGTATCAAGGCTGTAATATATAGAGATGATCTCTACAAGGATACAAAGGAGGTTAAAGCCTCTAAACGCATGCTGAAAACGGCCGGTGTAGATATCATTGAATATCAGGCTACTGGACGGACTTTAAATATTACTTTGTAA
- the leuS gene encoding leucine--tRNA ligase: protein MNEKYVAQDIEKKWQKYWEENHTFKTEYDESKEKYYVLEMFPYPSGNLHMGHVRNYSIGDVVARFKKMKGFNVLHPMGWDSFGMPAENAAIKHGIAPKTWTLDNIENMKLQQKALGLSYDWDREVATCKEDYYKWTQWFFTQFYKKGLAYKKEAKVNWCETCHTVLANEQVIDGACWRCDNPVEKKDLSQWFLRITEYADRLLADLDTLDHWPQRVKLMQKNWIGRSEGTEFSFDVPSINERISVYTTRVDTIYGVSYVVLAPEHPYVERLIETAPNKAELEAFITRMRNMSDIDRTSTEAPKEGMFTGSYAVNPMSGEQVPVWIANYVLVDYGTGAVMGSPAHDERDWEFAHKYDLPIKQVVARDGEAYSLEKWQEWYHEDGILVNSGEFNGQTSEEARKNITAALHERGIGEGKVNFRLRDWLISRQRYWGVPIPVVYCETCGEQLVPEEDLPVLLPEDVKFESGAVSPLATSESFLNTTCPKCGGPARRETDTMDTFIDSSWYFLRYTDAKNGKAPFDKKIANYWMNVDQYIGGIEHAILHLLYSRFFVKVIHDLGLIESNEPFRGLLTQGMVLKEGSKMSKSKGNVVSPEEIINTYGADTARLFILFAAPVDRDLDWSDQGVEGSYRFLGRVWRIVDAYHTEAQKHNAGELTKDEVALRRELHRVIKKVTEDLDNNFNFNTAISAIMELVNAMYAHKDKAGSINSVLANELTHSLLLLLAPFVPHMTEELWHELGETTSIHTESWPVYEESALVVDEVEVVLQVNGKVRDKLTVSVNITKEELEAMAKESSRVQEFTEGKNIVKVIYVPGKLVNIVVK, encoded by the coding sequence ATGAACGAAAAATATGTAGCCCAAGATATTGAGAAAAAGTGGCAGAAGTATTGGGAGGAAAACCATACTTTTAAGACAGAATATGATGAATCCAAGGAAAAGTATTATGTACTCGAGATGTTCCCATATCCATCGGGAAATTTGCATATGGGGCATGTGCGTAACTATTCTATCGGTGACGTTGTAGCCCGTTTCAAAAAAATGAAGGGCTTTAATGTATTACATCCGATGGGGTGGGATTCCTTTGGTATGCCTGCAGAAAATGCGGCTATCAAGCACGGTATTGCACCGAAAACATGGACTCTTGATAACATCGAGAACATGAAATTACAACAAAAAGCCCTCGGCTTGTCGTATGATTGGGACCGCGAAGTAGCGACATGCAAAGAAGACTATTATAAATGGACACAATGGTTCTTTACACAATTTTATAAGAAAGGATTGGCCTATAAAAAAGAAGCAAAAGTAAACTGGTGTGAAACATGTCATACGGTATTAGCGAACGAACAGGTTATCGACGGTGCATGCTGGCGTTGTGACAATCCGGTGGAAAAAAAGGATTTATCTCAATGGTTCTTGCGAATCACCGAATATGCCGATCGTCTATTGGCTGATTTGGATACGCTCGATCACTGGCCTCAGCGCGTTAAGTTGATGCAGAAAAACTGGATCGGCCGGTCCGAAGGTACTGAGTTTTCTTTTGATGTGCCGTCCATTAATGAACGTATTTCCGTATATACTACGCGGGTAGATACGATTTACGGCGTCAGCTATGTCGTGCTGGCCCCTGAACATCCTTATGTGGAACGCTTGATTGAAACGGCTCCGAATAAGGCGGAACTGGAAGCATTCATCACGCGGATGCGCAACATGAGCGATATCGATCGTACCTCTACAGAGGCTCCGAAAGAAGGTATGTTTACCGGGTCTTATGCCGTAAACCCGATGTCCGGTGAACAGGTACCGGTTTGGATTGCAAACTATGTACTGGTAGATTACGGTACCGGCGCTGTCATGGGTTCCCCTGCACATGATGAACGTGACTGGGAGTTCGCTCATAAATATGATTTGCCGATTAAACAGGTCGTTGCCCGTGACGGTGAAGCGTACAGCCTTGAAAAATGGCAGGAATGGTATCATGAAGATGGTATATTGGTAAATTCCGGCGAATTTAACGGCCAAACCTCTGAAGAGGCCCGTAAAAATATTACCGCAGCCCTCCATGAAAGAGGCATCGGTGAAGGTAAAGTCAATTTCCGTCTTCGCGACTGGTTGATTTCCCGTCAACGCTATTGGGGCGTGCCGATTCCTGTCGTATATTGCGAAACATGTGGTGAACAGCTCGTTCCCGAAGAAGATTTGCCTGTACTTTTGCCTGAGGATGTTAAATTCGAATCAGGCGCCGTATCTCCGTTGGCGACGTCTGAAAGCTTCCTGAATACAACCTGTCCGAAATGTGGAGGCCCCGCACGTCGTGAGACCGATACGATGGATACATTTATCGATTCTTCCTGGTATTTCCTGAGATATACGGATGCGAAAAACGGTAAGGCGCCTTTCGATAAGAAAATTGCTAACTACTGGATGAATGTTGACCAGTATATCGGCGGTATCGAACATGCTATCCTGCATTTGTTATATTCCCGATTCTTTGTGAAGGTTATTCACGATTTAGGTCTTATCGAATCAAATGAACCGTTCCGCGGACTATTGACACAAGGTATGGTGCTTAAAGAAGGCAGCAAGATGTCTAAGTCCAAAGGTAATGTGGTATCTCCTGAGGAAATCATCAACACATATGGGGCCGATACCGCTCGTCTGTTTATCCTTTTTGCAGCGCCTGTGGATCGTGATCTCGATTGGTCCGATCAAGGTGTTGAAGGGTCGTATCGTTTCTTAGGTCGTGTATGGCGTATTGTAGATGCATATCATACGGAAGCCCAGAAACATAATGCAGGTGAGCTTACAAAAGACGAAGTGGCATTGCGTCGTGAATTGCACCGCGTTATCAAAAAGGTTACGGAAGACCTTGATAACAACTTCAACTTCAATACGGCGATTTCCGCTATTATGGAACTTGTAAATGCGATGTATGCTCACAAGGATAAGGCAGGGTCCATCAATAGTGTATTGGCGAATGAATTGACGCATTCCTTATTGCTTCTCTTGGCACCGTTTGTTCCTCATATGACAGAGGAATTGTGGCATGAATTGGGGGAAACTACATCCATTCATACTGAAAGCTGGCCTGTATATGAAGAATCCGCTCTCGTTGTAGACGAAGTGGAGGTCGTGTTACAGGTTAATGGCAAAGTACGTGATAAATTAACTGTTTCTGTAAATATAACGAAGGAAGAATTAGAGGCTATGGCTAAAGAGTCCAGCCGTGTTCAGGAATTTACAGAAGGTAAAAATATCGTAAAGGTTATTTACGTACCCGGTAAACTCGTAAATATCGTTGTAAAATAA
- a CDS encoding glycosyl hydrolase family 18 protein, translating to MFRKSKIIRSLTALVLSALATTAVQAEVLVPLDQYLNTTTRRYETNQYKTSYTVYVPQLELKGNTIFINPFNVGEPVKLPITKVNGANYVDIESGAAMLGVSYTKNQDSITLSPGADTADVKESYTLQTPLAWVFDPWPTEGAPYRTKLNTSGDNIISPSWFKLHSTGIESSPNVSIDYVKAYKKNGYHVWPLITNRFDPGFTSGILANEALWKKYAHNLVQYAYIYGFDGYNFDFENINYVDRERLTKFVAYLSSYLHQYNIKSSIDVTGYSNSPEWSLVYDRKAFADTVDYVVLMAYDETWAKSTFAGPVSSYPWVRKNVEKMIHEIPSNRLVLGIPFYMRLWRDTNGYAKAETLPMRNTAQYFSAYKDQMQWDDQLKLYYLSIPRGSSHDRIWFEDNTSLGFKLDLIKEMNLGGFAAWRKGFEDESTISMIQQRDLGKGVPKSADAIVNEPVKTEKKSLSKVDAYKQRLEEKAKEKAAKKEAKRKAKEEAAKAKAEKKRLEQDAIQVVRR from the coding sequence ATGTTCCGTAAATCTAAAATTATTCGATCATTAACAGCATTGGTATTGTCCGCATTAGCTACTACTGCAGTGCAAGCGGAGGTCTTGGTACCGCTGGATCAGTATTTGAATACCACTACACGTCGTTATGAGACGAATCAATATAAAACATCCTATACCGTTTATGTACCTCAATTGGAACTAAAAGGTAACACGATCTTTATCAATCCTTTTAATGTGGGGGAACCCGTTAAATTACCGATAACAAAGGTTAACGGAGCTAATTATGTGGATATCGAATCCGGTGCAGCGATGTTGGGGGTCAGCTATACAAAGAATCAGGACAGCATCACTTTGAGTCCCGGTGCTGATACGGCAGATGTTAAGGAATCGTATACATTACAAACACCGTTAGCTTGGGTTTTCGATCCGTGGCCTACGGAAGGGGCTCCGTATCGAACAAAACTTAACACCAGTGGAGATAACATCATTTCCCCGAGCTGGTTTAAACTACATAGTACAGGTATCGAATCAAGCCCTAATGTTAGTATCGACTATGTGAAAGCCTATAAAAAGAATGGCTATCACGTCTGGCCATTGATTACGAATCGATTTGATCCGGGTTTTACGAGCGGTATTTTGGCAAATGAAGCATTATGGAAAAAATATGCCCATAATCTCGTACAATATGCATATATATATGGTTTTGACGGATATAATTTTGATTTTGAAAATATCAATTATGTCGACCGGGAGAGATTGACAAAATTCGTAGCGTATTTGTCGAGTTATCTACATCAGTATAATATTAAATCATCTATTGATGTAACCGGTTACTCTAACAGCCCTGAATGGTCTTTGGTCTATGATCGCAAGGCTTTTGCCGATACGGTAGATTATGTGGTTCTTATGGCATATGATGAAACGTGGGCAAAAAGTACCTTTGCCGGACCTGTATCAAGCTATCCATGGGTGCGGAAAAATGTGGAAAAAATGATTCATGAAATACCGTCGAACAGGCTTGTACTCGGTATTCCGTTTTATATGCGTCTATGGCGGGATACAAACGGATATGCCAAGGCTGAAACCTTACCTATGCGAAATACAGCACAATATTTTTCCGCATATAAAGATCAAATGCAATGGGATGACCAGTTAAAACTGTATTATTTATCGATTCCTAGAGGCAGCAGTCATGACCGTATCTGGTTTGAAGATAATACTTCATTAGGATTTAAGTTGGACCTTATTAAAGAAATGAACCTGGGCGGTTTTGCAGCATGGCGTAAAGGTTTTGAAGATGAATCGACCATTTCCATGATTCAGCAAAGAGATTTGGGAAAAGGTGTACCTAAATCTGCTGATGCTATAGTTAATGAACCGGTAAAAACAGAGAAGAAATCATTATCAAAGGTAGATGCCTATAAACAACGTTTAGAAGAAAAGGCGAAGGAAAAAGCTGCTAAGAAAGAAGCAAAGCGTAAAGCAAAAGAAGAAGCTGCCAAGGCCAAAGCGGAAAAGAAACGCTTAGAACAGGATGCGATACAAGTCGTAAGACGCTAG
- the lgt gene encoding prolipoprotein diacylglyceryl transferase — protein MHQYLFFIGDFPIRAYGAMLALAILCGASVAYVLLKKDGRGWHEHIVDFSITVAVAGLIGARLWDVFFFDWDYYGNHLLEIPFVWQGGMAIQGGVVLGTIAGYWYLRKNKIDFWAFGDIFAPALILAQSVGRMANLLNGDAFGHPTGGNFGIIYPESTLAYRTYGNQPLWPAEVWEGQIDILIFVALLLFSSFKHAKGQVFVLYAILYSIARFCLEFLRGDYVDLTLGLKSAQMTSVIVIVISIILFIYLGYLEKKQLLATETATVQNTKKHKRK, from the coding sequence ATGCATCAATATTTATTTTTTATTGGGGATTTCCCGATCAGAGCCTATGGAGCCATGTTAGCATTGGCCATCTTATGCGGAGCCTCTGTAGCCTATGTTTTACTAAAAAAAGACGGCCGCGGCTGGCATGAACACATCGTGGATTTCTCAATTACCGTCGCCGTTGCGGGGCTCATCGGAGCACGTCTCTGGGATGTGTTTTTTTTCGATTGGGATTATTACGGAAATCATCTTTTGGAAATACCCTTCGTTTGGCAAGGCGGCATGGCTATTCAAGGCGGTGTTGTCCTCGGTACGATTGCCGGTTACTGGTATTTACGAAAGAATAAGATCGATTTCTGGGCTTTCGGGGATATTTTTGCGCCGGCCCTTATCTTAGCACAGTCTGTAGGACGCATGGCCAACCTGTTAAACGGCGACGCCTTCGGCCATCCTACAGGGGGAAATTTCGGTATTATTTATCCTGAAAGCACCCTTGCTTATCGAACATACGGTAACCAACCATTATGGCCTGCAGAGGTATGGGAAGGACAAATCGATATTCTCATCTTTGTAGCGTTACTGTTATTCAGCTCGTTTAAACATGCTAAAGGGCAAGTATTCGTACTGTATGCCATCCTGTATTCAATTGCACGTTTCTGCCTGGAATTCTTACGCGGTGATTATGTTGATTTAACGCTCGGTCTTAAGTCGGCACAAATGACGAGTGTTATCGTTATCGTCATCAGTATTATCCTCTTCATCTATCTGGGATATTTGGAGAAAAAACAATTACTGGCTACCGAAACGGCTACAGTACAAAACACGAAGAAACATAAAAGGAAATAA